The following coding sequences lie in one Osmerus mordax isolate fOsmMor3 chromosome 13, fOsmMor3.pri, whole genome shotgun sequence genomic window:
- the LOC136955698 gene encoding cyclin-dependent kinase inhibitor 1-like, translated as MESVQRKHVLESSVVHGKIPVHRSGVCRNLFGPIDNDQLSCELKAKLKEIYEQDECRWNFNFETNTPLVGRYQWEELNSSPGLYQELTHVEEKDVRGNVNYRDTCVIEETVSRPFSIEVNQENCFNISNTADSPLIRQMRKPHPNNNTQITDFFVKRKRTLETKGINLNSSLAFATEETPRKRIR; from the exons ATGGAAAGTGTTCAAAGAAAACATGTTTTGGAGAGCTCGGTGGTGCACGGGAAAATTCCAGTCCATCGATCTGGCGTTTGTCGGAATTTATTTGGACCAATCGATAATGACCAGTTGAGCTGCGAATTGAAGGCAAAATTGAAAGAAATTTACGAACAGGACGAATGTAGGTGGAATTTCAATTTCGAGACTAATACGCCCCTGGTTGGAAGATATCAGTGGGAAGAACTGAACTCATCCCCTGGACTATATCAAGAGTTGACACACGTCGAAGAAAAGGATGTTAGAGGGAACGTCAATTATAGGGACACTTGCGTTATTGAAGAAACTGTAAGCCGACCTTTTTCAATTGAGGTAAACCAAGAGAATTGCTTCAACATCTCTAATACAGCGGATAGTCCTCTCATCCGACAGATGAGGAAACCCCACCCCAACAACAATACACAAATAACAG aTTTCTTTGTGAAGAGGAAAAGAACTTTAGAGACGAAGGGCATCAATCTCAATTCTTCTCTTGCATTTGCCACTGAGGAAACTCCACGCAAAAGAATACGATAA
- the trpm5 gene encoding transient receptor potential cation channel subfamily M member 5: MPERQETSLGVHQPRRCPRCGDILEMEHSVLLGCRCCSPLDEVLESVGRGLGVQAEKKAHWAASRVGDIDFTGPSRTRAKFVRVHSSTDPVLIYQMLTEQWGLSPPHLVVALVGGDELAQMKPWLRDTVRKGLVKAAQSTGAWILTNGLRFGITKQLGQAVRDHSLASTSSKVRVVAIGIAPWNMIHNREALLTSKRDEPAVYVPQDLPHGTVYSLDCNHSHFVLVEEDPNRPGSTSEMRVKLLKHISLQRTGYGGAGSFEIPVLCLLVHGEPKILQRMYKGIGNATPWLILAGSGGVADILVTLMNRGSWDTDTVQELLLDTFPHVHHSTDIPNWAKLIQKIMDNGHLLTVHDPEQESAELDTVILKALVKACKSQSQEAQDFLDELKLAVAWNRADIAKSEIFNGDVEWRACDLEEVMMDALINDKPDFVRLFVDNGVNLAEFLTYGRLQELYCSVSEKSLLHDLLLKKNQEKQLLVGSNRPPGLPGHHQAEQGDRRARFTLQEVSKVLKDFLHDSSKGFYQKLPTERVSKGRLFHTQKNPAELEERCEHPWRDLFLWAVLQNRQQMANYFWAMGPEAVAAALAGCKILKELARLESEAESARSMKEAKYEQFALDLFGECYSNSEDRAYALLVRRTRCWSKTTVLNLATEADAKSFFAHDGVQAMLTKMWWGAMTTDTAISKLVVSFFCPPLIWTNLIKFSDEDTDSHSGGEQLVELDSLDTEKALQLTDEDPLDSRAPPGATATQSNAATWWRFLLRRWRRFWSAPVTVFLGNVIMYFAFLFLFTYVLLLDFRLPPPKGPGAPEIILYFWVFTLVLEELRQSFFTDEDTNILKKFKLYVEDNWNKCDMVAILLFVIGVSCRMADSTYEAGRTVLALDFMVFTLRLIHIFAIHKQLGPKIIIVERMIKDVFFFLFFLSVWLIAYGVATQALLHPNDPRLDWVFRRVLYRPYLHIFGQIPLEEIDVARMPETNCTTVIEEIIMGTLPPCPNIYANWLVILLLVIFLLVTNVLLLNLLIAMFSYTFQVVQGNTDIFWKFQRYNLIVEYHSRPALAPPFIIISHCSQLLLSLVKRPESKIEHLERELPVGLDQRLMTWETVQKENYLAKLERQHLESSEERLRSTSLKVQSLLRKIGGFKEQEKRLSSMEAQVI, translated from the exons ATGCCAGAACGACAAGAAACCTCACTG GGGGTGCATCAGCCGAGGCGATGCCCTCGATGTGGAGATATTCTGGAAATGGAACATAG TGTTCTTTTAGGCTGCCGTTGCTGTTCTCCACTGGACGAGGTTCTAGAGAGTGTGGGCCGAGGCCTGGGTGTCCAGGCTGAAAAGAAGGCCCACTGGGCGGCTAGCCGAGTGGGGGACATAGACTTCACTGGTCCAAGCAGGACAAGAGCGAAG TTTGTAAGGGTTCACAGCTCCACAGACCCTGTGCTTATTTATCAAATGCTAACGGAGCAGTGGGGCCTGTCACCTCCACACCTGGTGGTGGCGCTAGTGGGAGGAGATGAATTGGCTCAGATGAAACCCTGGCTCAGGGACACTGTGAGGAAAGGGTTGGTGAAGGCTGCACAGAGCACAG GAGCATGGATCCTGACCAATGGCCTTCGATTTGGTATCACCAAGCAGCTGGGCCAGGCAGTCCGGGACCACTCTCTGGCCAGCACCTCTTCCAAAGTCAGAGTGGTGGCCATTGGCATTGCCCCCTGGAACATGATCCATAATCGGGAAGCACTGCTCACCTCCAAG cgGGATGAACCTGCCGTATACGTGCCACAGGATTTGCCTCATGGGACGGTCTATTCACTGGACTGTAACCATTCACACTTTGTCCTGGTAGAGGAAGACCCCAATAGACCAGGGTCCACCAGTGAGATGAGGGTCAAACTCCTCAAACACATCTCCCTGCAACGCACTGGCTATGGCG GTGCGGGAAGCTTTGAGATCCCAGTGCTATGTTTGCTAGTGCACGGAGAACCTAAGATCTTGCAG AGGATGTATAAAGGAATTGGAAATGCAACACCCTGGCTGATACTGGCCGGGTCGGGGGGTGTGGCAGACATCTTGGTCACTTTGATGAACAGGGGCAGTTGGGATACTGACACTGTCCAGGAACTACTGCTGGACACATTTCCCCATGTACACCACAGCACTGATATCCCCAACTGGGCCAAACTG ATTCAGAAGATAATGGACAATGGCCATCTTCTTACCGTCCATGACCCTGAACAGGAGAGTGCTGAGCTGGATACGGTCATCCTCAAAGCTCTGGTCAAAG CCTGTAAAAGTCAAAGTCAAGAAGCCCAAGATTTCTTGGATGAGCTGAAGTTGGCGGTAGCCTGGAACAGGGCAGACATTGCCAAGAGTGAAATCTTCAATGGTGACGTTGAGTGGAGG GCATGTGACCTGGAGGAAGTGATGATGGATGCACTGATCAATGACAAACCAGACTTTGTGCGCCTCTTCGTGGATAACGGGGTGAACCTGGCGGAATTCCTGACCTATGGGCGTCTGCAGGAGCTCTACTGTTCTGTGTCAGAGAAAAGCCTCCTTCATGACCTACTTCTCAAGAAGAACCAGGAGAAGCAGCTTCTGGTGGGCTCGAACAGGCCCCCTGGGCTCCCTGGGCATCACCAAGCAGAGCAGGGGGACCGACGTGCACGCTTCACCCTGCAAGAGGTGTCCAAAGTGTTGAAGGATTTCCTGCATGACTCCTCCAAAGGTTTCTACCAGAAGTTGCCTACG GAGAGAGTCAGCAAAGGCAGACTCTTTCACACCCAGAAGAATCCTGCAGAGTTGGAAGAACGATGTGAGCACCCTTGGAGAGACCTTTTTCTTTGGGCTGTTCTCCAGAATCGACAACAGATGGCCAATTACTTCTGGGCTATG GGCCCTGAAGCTGTGGCTGCTGCACTGGCAGGCTGTAAGATCCTGAAGGAGCTGGCTCGCCTAGAGTCAGAAGCCGAATCTGCTCGCAGCATGAAGGAGGCCAAGTATGAGCAGTTTGCCCTCg ATCTGTTTGGAGAGTGTTACTCTAACAGTGAGGACCGTGCCTATGCACTGCTAGTTAGGAGAACTCGCTGCTGGAGCAAAACCACAGTTCTCAACTTGGCTACCGAAGCGGATGCCAAAAGCTTCTTTGCACATGATGGGGTACAG GCAATGCTCACTAAGATGTGGTGGGGAGCAatgaccacagacacagccatatCTAAACTGGTAGTTTCCTTCTTTTgccctcctctcatttggacaaacCTTATCAAATTCAG TGATGAGGACACGGATAGTCACAGTGGGGGAGAACAGTTGGTAGAACTGGATAGTTTAGACACAGAGAAGGCTCTACAACTAACAGATGAAGACCCTTT GGACTCTAGGGCACCCCCAGGTGCTACAGCAACCCAGAGCAATGCCGCAACATGGTGGCGTTTTCTACTGCGCCGCTGGAGACGTTTTTGGAGTGCCCCCGTCACTGTATTTCTGGGCAACGTCATCATGTATTTcgcctttcttttcctctttacCTATGTTCTTCTTTTGGACTttcgcctgcccccccccaaagGCCCTGGAGCCCCGGAGATCATACTCTATTTCTGGGTCTTCACACTGGTGCTGGAAGAGTTGAGACAG AGCTTCTTTACGGATGAGGACACAAATATCTTGAAGAAGTTCAAACTATACGTGGAGGACAACTGGAACAAGTGTGACATGGTGGCCATCTTGCTTTTTGTCATAGGAGTATCCTGCAG GATGGCTGATAGCACATATGAGGCTGGAAGAACAGTTCTGGCACTGGACTTCATGGTGTTCACACTTAGGCTGATCCACATTTTTGCCATCCATAAGCAACTGGGACCAAAGATTATCATTGTGGAGCGAATG ATAAAGGATGTGttctttttcctcttcttcctgagtgTTTGGCTCATAGCATATGGTGTGGCCACCCAAGCCTTGCTCCACCCCAACGACCCACGTCTGGATTGGGTGTTCCGCAGAGTTCTGTACCGTCCTTACTTACATATCTTTGGCCAGATCCCCTTGGAGGAGATAGATG TTGCGAGAATGCCCGAGACCAACTGCACCACAGTGATCGAGGAGATCATCATGGGCACCCTGCCACCTTGTCCCAACATCTATGCCAACTGGTTGGTCATTCTACTGCTGGTGATCTTCCTCCTGGTCACCAATGTTCTCCTGCTCAACCTCCTTATTGCCATGTTCAG CTACACCTTCCAAGTGGTTCAGGGTAACACAGACATCTTCTGGAAGTTCCAGAGGTACAATCTCATAGTGGAGTACCACAGCCGACCAGCCCTGGCACCACCCTTCATCATCATAAGCCACTGTTCCCAGCTTCTCCTTAGTCTTGTCAAAAGGCCTGAATCCAAGATAGAGCACCTAG AGAGGGAGCTTCCTGTAGGGTTGGACCAGAGACTGATGACATGGGAAACTGTGCAGAAGGAAAACTACCTGGCTAAACTTGAGCGGCAGCACTTGGAGAGCAGTGAAGAAAGACTCAGGAGCACCTCTTTAAA GGTTCAGAGCTTGTTGAGAAAAATTGGGGGGTTCAAGGAACAGGAGAAAAGATTGTCATCCATGGAGGCTCAGGTAATTTAA